Below is a window of Phaenicophaeus curvirostris isolate KB17595 chromosome 15, BPBGC_Pcur_1.0, whole genome shotgun sequence DNA.
CCATGGGTGATGTACAGAAGGTAAGTGGGGTCCAGTGACATCCCACCTGTGACAGGGTGGGTGTGCCAGCACCAGCTCCTGGCTGTGGTGTCAAGCAGCCTGGCAGAACAGGACCAGGGCTCTGCCCTGAGCTCGTCCTCTCAGCACACTCAggagctggcagtgctgccagggcacaccaaagcgggctggggctgggcagctCTCCTGAGGGGCCGCTCTGAGGCTGCATACAGTGGGAGTGAAGCCCTGGAGCTGACTGAGGCCATAGACAAAGGGTACCCATGGCCAACAGCGCACCTAGCTTCCCACTCCAAAACACCGGTGCTCTGCAGCAATCTGACTCCCACAGGGCTCCCCCACGACCCCGCGCCCCCAGGGGCTGCTCTCTGTCATCCAGAGGCTGAAGGGTTCCCCGGAGCAGGAGCTCCGCATcgtcctgctggggctggacaATGCAGGGAAGACCACGTTGCTGAAACGCCTGGCGTCTGAGGATGTCAGCACCATCACACCCACCCAGGTAGGTACTGCCGGGGCCCATGGGCACCAGGAGGGTGGCAGCTCCTACTCTCCCCTTGGGTGATGCTGGAGTTTTTGTCCCTGCACAGGGCTTTAACATAAAGAGCGTCCACTCGCACGGCTTCAAGTTAAATGTCTGGGATATCGGGGGACAGCGCTCCATCCGCCCATATTGGAGGAAATATCTGGGCAGCACAGATCTGCTGGTGAGTGGGGTGGCCACCAAAGCCTTCCGCAGTCCTGTGTTTGGGGCCTTGTaccccagcagag
It encodes the following:
- the LOC138726969 gene encoding ADP-ribosylation factor-like protein 3: MGDVQKGSPTTPRPQGLLSVIQRLKGSPEQELRIVLLGLDNAGKTTLLKRLASEDVSTITPTQGFNIKSVHSHGFKLNVWDIGGQRSIRPYWRKYLGSTDLLIYVIDSADQKRFEETGQELAELTEEESLTGVPLLVFANKQDLVTAAPAAEIAEGLSLHTYRDREWQIQACSALSGEGVQDGMNWISSQIMNRKK